tatatattctacttTCTgaaccttttctctctctctctctttgttttttttttaatgttttttatttttgtctccGTAATTTCTTTGTGATTTCTCTTATTAGTTTCTTTTGTATTCTGAccctaattttctttttttatttgtatgtaTTCTATTTATAgttcattctttatttaatttttacaccttttttttatgtcctcatcttacatttttttttttaagagggatttaaacttttatatttattgtggtctctatttcttttcttgctagtaattttgcttctttcttttaattgtttttttttctaaaaaaaaaaatatgttagaaaaGATGGGGTAAAAAACGGTTACGACACACATTTTCTGCATTATTTTGCCCTTTCGTGGACCTATAAGTTGGGGCTAAGATGAAAGAGAATATGGTTTCAACTCATGACAATCCTCATCAATCTCATCTCCGGATCCCATAAAACCTTGTCCCGAAAGGGCTCCATAATTTTCTCTATAGGCCATGAGCTCAAACTCTAAACACTTGATTTGTTCCTCTCTCTTGGAAAGGATATCCCTTGTTGCTTGCAGGGCGTCTTGGTCATACTCTGCCTGCTCCTCCATCATTCTTTGATACTGTATTGCCTCCATCTGAACAGCTGCCCTCTCTGCCTGCAACCAGGTGATCATGGCCATTGCATTATTAGCTGCAACGGCCGAAGCACTTCTTTCTTCATCCAATTCCATGTATAAAGCCATCAGTAACTTGCGATCCAGACGAACCTGTTTCTTCAAATGGTGCAAAATTGAGTCATCATCTACCAGCTCATTTGATAGACAAGTCACTTCAGTGAACTCTGAAGCATCTTCAGTTTCGTCAAGGAATGATTTCCTCGGAAACCTAGTAAATGCCCTGGGACTGGCGGTGGCTGAATCTGTTAGTAGGGTTCCAAGAAACTTATTTCCTCTGGAAAATGTAGAGGTCCAATCTTCATTCGTATTCTCAGCTTCTGTCAGCAATGGCACCATAGCAGCTTTCACATCGACGTCCGTGACCAACACAAAAAATACACCCACTAAATCAATGAGGTTGTTGAAAACTAAGAGATCAAAAGCAAGAAGCAACCATGTGCGATGTGAAGAATTTAAGCAATGCATTTCAAGAAAATGCATTTTATAACGTGGACAACGTAGATATACTTTCACTGAGTAATACCATGCATGCATATGAACTCTGCATAGTTAAAAGAATCTTTAAGAGTTCAAAGAATTCATTAACCTGGCCATGTAAGAAGTGACAGagatagcaaaaacaaaattaaatttaaaactaacaTTGCTTATCCAGATGTGCTGCATTCGAGACATCCTCATCATCTTGAAGCTCTGAGTCATTTTCTGAGAAGTTGAGTTCTGTGTATCGCACATGAGATAAGTCCAACTTCCGAGGGTCCTCATTTCTCAAACTCACCAATGGTACCGagggagaaggaggaggagctTGTGAGAGCGTGCCTGCAATCTTTCCCTTCGTGTAGGCCTTTACCTTCAATGGGTTCCCACAACATGAACCCTGGTGGAGGTTGCTCTTCTCAGCTGGCACCGTGTTGTCTTTTCCTACAGTGGGCAGCCTCAAATGAATGTCTCGATCATCTTCAACAAACAGCTcgatatttttatgtaaaacccTAACAGGAGACTTGTATGTATCACAATCAGATTCTTTCTTCGCagcaaaagaaagaagacaCCCCTCACGCATTTTTCTTATATCCGAAAGCTTCTTGTGGACACGACAATAAGCTAGACTTGAAACTTCCTTCTTGTGATTTTCACATATGGATTGGTTGTAATAAAGATCAGCATCTCTACGAACCACAGCAAGATCAATCCTTGTGCAGAGCAAACAAGGGATTTTCAACTCAAAGAACTTGGTAAATTCGTTGGCAAAAAATGTAAATTCGTTGGCAAAAAACGCAAGTAACCCATCAATAAAGACCACAGCAATTAACACCCATTCGAGCACAGCATAGATCAAGAAGAGTGGGAGCTTTCCCAGATCTTGTTCCACAAAACATTTAAATGATCTCTTTGCCATAGTTATTTTGATCCTAAAATCAAGAACCAAAATGGGTGAAATGAAAGGTCTGAAAGGATGATTAGATAGAAGATCATGACAAGGGTGTTGGTAATGGAATTAACCAAACCAAGATCATGACCTTTCCTTGTGTGAATGTGTGACGGGAGAAACTGAGAGGTGGGTGCTACAGATTTAGGTTTCAAAATTTGGGTGGCCATTTTAACTTGGCTATAAATAGCAAAATTTTACAGGAAATTGTGCATGCAGTATGCAGACCCGGTACCTGAATTAACGGTCTATCAAGCACTCTTCAACAAACAGAAGGGTGAAACGACAGTGAATGTTTAATAAAGCACAGAAGGTAATGGTCCGTCAACTGCCTTTTTCTTCCTTAAAGAACTCTTAAATAACATGGTTTGGAGAAATTTAAAACCTTCTAAGAACTTCTATCTggcataaaaaagaaacaagttcTTCTTGATGTTTATATAGTGAGAATGAGAGAAGttaaaagttgacgcaaaaaATGTAcccaaacttttaaaataaagaatatctaaataaaatggaTTTTAGACTTAAACTCACATTCTTGATTTAACTCGATTTAGACTTGAGCTaggttgattttaaaattaagccataaaaattgggttaagGTCTctcaatgaaaaattattttcttccacCCAATACATTGACTAGTACAactcaaaaaaacatttgatataAAGTCAAAATGTTTATGTTTAATAGTGATCTCAGCTCAAGCTTGATCTGGATATGGgtttattataaaatgtttttttgaaccagaaaagaattttttttttcaatttaaatttgggttcaaatccatgaagaattattttttctagtctATTGTATTGTTCAGACTAGTTCATGAATGATAGAATTTGATCAATAttctttgaaaatgattttttataaacctgaatagttttttttcagcTTAAGGACATAATTTAAAGCCTTAACATTCAAGTTCAATTTCGGTATTATAGAGGGTAATTAAAGTTCATGATGGAGTTTTGCTTCCTAAAATTTCTCTATAAATTTTACATttgtatttactttttttttcagcatagctacttaaattttaaagcactaattaattttctatattaatttttgttttaacctAGAGCTTAGGGTCAATTCCTATGGAAATATATTTGAGTCTATATTCATTTGAGTATTGTACCTTGGTTAGAAGCGCACCTAAATAAAGGACTTGTTGCATTACTaggaaaatatcaaatataaacaaaagTACCAATATAAAAAACTCGTTGGTAAATTAAAGTGACATTTACCGAGAAAATATGTCCTTGCTCAtactctttttattcttttttataatgcaGAAAATAGCACACAACACCCCTCATATTTTTGTCATAAATTCAAACTCTCATCATCATAAATTCAGCCACCTTAATATTCGAAATATCACATctctattttggtttttttttttttgaatatttgtcaCATTAAGTAAGCAAAACTATCTATGTTTTGTAGTGAcccatttttaaaatgatatttttttggcttttgatATAGTATATACAGGCTTTATAGAGAAATACTTGTATTAGTTTATACACGAAGAACCATATATTCCTTACAAGACCATGGTAAAAATAATAGTTAGGTCAACTTTTAGTTCTATCAACATGCATGAAATTGTAAATGATAATAGTAATCATTATAGGagtatatttataaatacaatgagaatgaatcataGTGATGCATATAAATGTTCAATCATATATAAAGAACCAAATACAGACACAACcagattttttaatcttttaaaagattatgATAAACTATTATAAGATGAGTGCTCAAATCATACTAAATTATTAGTCATTGTATAgatgttcaccatcaagtcaaatCATCAATTGTTTTGAATGtgttcatgttaaaaattaattttttttaaaaaaaatattattttgatgcatttccaagtgaaacacactttaaaaaacaacatctatCAAACTCTCAAATAGACGCTTCATATGCGATGAACTAGCCTGACactgaaaattttttattttgatggtttctttgtgtttttattttttttcacttgtgctattttatttttttccaagtagAGTAAAGTTAtctatgtatgtgtgtgtgtgtacccACTAGTAAGTGCACCAACGCTACATTTGATATtggatttcaagttaatttttaatataaaaaacaaaaggcattaaTGTTAtggatgtattttttatatatcattttattttttaattcaggaATTGAAAGATAATGTATATGATTAGTAAAATGAATTGcaaatatatgaaataataaatcaaaaaaccaTAGTTAACtgtaattaaaaactaaaatgagaAGTTCATCTTCCTTGTAAGAAGCAACATTAATTATGTTGGGGTTATTGAGCCCAACTCAAATCTTATAAAAGGTTTATGGAATATGTCTTAATAAACTTCACATATCCTATAACATTTAGACTTCACTTgtaatatttattgaataaagaCTTAATACTCCTGATTTATACTTGGTGaatatcaaactaaaaatttaatacttttaatttttttatttgtaaatattagactaaaaatgaaaatttaaaaaagaagaaaatgtgtTATTTCtggttaatattcaaaataacaaCTCACTATGAATCTATTATCTCAAATTCCATGAGTGAATTACAAAACATTTATTCATTATGAGTTTgaaaaaaggataaatttttGGAATGTCATCTTTTTCGAAAGCCTTTTAATTATGGCCAAACCTTGATTggcttatatataaaaaaaaggttataaaatccaaaatggATGTATGAAATAAGAGAAATATTTttggccttttctttttaaaatgcaaacataaaaaatgCCAAAATGACATTAATAATTAGCTAAGCATATGTAAATTCAAAAGGATGCAagaatgtattttaatatatatgaaagggttaGACCTCTATAAAATTTGATGGTGACAATTTTTTATGTCTTGAATGATGAGGGACTGAAATGTAAATACCATGcataaaatgataataagtAATAAACATAAGCCCACATACAAGGCTAAATTCAATTATAAGCATGTTATTCCATATAATCCTTATATATGAGAATAGATATGCAAGATTAAAAGAATTGACCAACATCATTTCACCACCAAATCAATCCAATAAACATTGCACAATCCTAAATCTCCTcacaaaacacatcaaaattaatgataaaccAAAATATTCATTCCAAGGATGTTTTGGGTTTGAAACTAACCTTCAATGAATGAGAAGAGGTTCATAAAATTGCTGGAATAGTCAAGAGCAATGCTTGATAacatttttgttgttgctatGAATTACTATCATTGTTTTGTGCTTTATTTTCAGCTAGATTTAAAGCATATAAACCATAGAACTTTGAATTAGATCCTTCacaaaagttaaaatatatgtcTTAGCTTCTCATAAAGGTAAATAACACCTAAAATGTAGGTATGTAGCTCTAATTATGACTTAAAGGCCAAataatgttctagtttggattaAGTTTTCAAGGTTGTTTCATGAGGATTGCAGCTGAAGTTTTCTAAGTTGTATAGTGATGTTTAAGGGTTGGTTTTAGGGTTGGAAAATAGATGGAAGGGTCTGGAAAGATGGTGAAGAGGTATATAAGTTATCACCTCAATGAGGGGTAAAGAGGTGGttgttctcttttcttcttggatgcacttttttttcttttatcttactATTATCTATTctagtcttttttttctccttctgttTTGCTTGCtaaaaatccttttatttataatgagtcttgatatatatttgtcaaataaattaaagaggGGTTGGCTATCATAAGACCTACCATGTTTAGTTTGTCTTTCATGTTCTGTATGTTGTCTACCAAGTGGTTCACCCATTTGCACCAAAATTATCTCTATCATAATAACCTATTTTGACAAAATGTTTAACACTTTAAATTTAGGTTTGTCAATCAGCTTTTCGAAGccataacaataatattatttggaCATTTTGTAGATTTCATTACATATAAATTACTAAGATATGATCTAGGAATTTCTAGAAGGAAGCTTTCTcttttactcttctttgaaGTAGAccttttaatattagcataagAAGAACAAGACTTAAATGTTTATTTCTGATCTTTTACACCTATAAAGTTCAAATCCTTATAATTATCTTTTGttgcaaaatataaaaagaaatcattaaaGACTAGATGATGCCAACACTATGAGTGGTTAACAATGAAACGACACCTAAATTGAGCACAATGATATAGGTGAGGTGTGAGGTTCAAGAGAATTCAAAAGAGCTAATAGTTAAGGTCTGGTATAAGACAAAGATAAAGAaaggcttttttgttttttgttttttttttgctatgaaaGCCTTCAATTGAAGTCACAATTAGTTATGGAAATCAAATGTttgttcaattaagtcccttaTTGAATTAATAGGACCTTTCAAGTTAACTAATATGATAAATTTGGTCTTTGATTATTTAATTCCTTCAATTATAATTGAttcttcttaaattaaaaataatgtccTACTTATTTAAAACCTAAGATATTTTACcatctaacaatttttttttttttagaagtatgtatatttttaaaaaagatttgggGTAAAAATAGGTTATaataattgtcatttttttttacaatgtttATGATAtaaggctatgaaaaaaaaaattcataggcTTTATGTAGTAAGTTTGTAAAGAATATGATGGTGTTAAAgttcaagaaattcaaaactttaggTCAAATATAAGATGACCAACCTCTATACAAATACAAGGATCAATTTGAGATCCAATAAAAAGGAACCATCTTAAGatcaatctaaataaaaataatggaatcatttaaaggttcatgcaatgaaaaaaaaaggattatttAGGGGTTCGTACAATTGAAAATGAGTAAGGATTATTTAGGAAACCATACAATTAAAATGAAAGAGATCATCTTGGGATCTATGTAGATGTAAATGGATCATCTTGGAATATGTGCAACAAAAAATAGATCATATAAAGATCCATATAACTAAAAATGAGCGAGGATCATCAAGGGATATACGTAATTGATATGAAAAGAATTATCTAagaatccatgtaaatataaaaggaaggatTATATTGGGATTTATGTAGCTAAAAAATGGATCATCTTAGGATAGATGTGTGGCATTAATAAAATAAGGATTCATTCTGTAAATTAAACCAATACGtaaataatcacaaaaaaaatatattaaaagttcAAGATAAGAAGGCAAAGCTTGGTTCTAAAGTCACTAGCACAACTAATATTGCACTGACACACCCTCTTTTCTAGAAGGGAAAAGGCTATGTTTTTATATGTGAAAGGGGAAAGTCCAAAACTTTATGATAAAGAGTCACCATCTAGTATTATAGTAACTATAAAATCCTAACTGGTTCGTAGAGGTATATGTAAGGGATTGATTATCCtaaaagaaagatattatcatTATAAAGCATCCTAATTAAGGTGAGCTATATTGTTAATTTCTCTTCTATTCCTAATAGTTTGTTATGCCTAATCTACTAATGGTCTTTGTACATGGGTAATAGTGGGGTTCCTGCTATGAGTTAAACCTTTTACGGATGTTTAAACCTAACCATAAGGTTTGGTAATTTTTGCCACTCCTAATTGCTACCATTTTTTATAACATCTAATGAATTAACATGTTTATAACTAGTCACTCTCGATCATGACTTATGACCAATAGTCTATTAAATCATGCAAATGAATAATCAATGAGCTTATGTTAGGCTTATTGAACTTAACCCAAATCCTAAGAAAAGTTGTTAAAATTATGCAATAAGATCCATAGATAATACCTTGTTAAGGTTCACTTCTTATAGTATCAAGATTCACTCAAAATATTTGTTGAATAAGGTTTTTATACCCCAATTCTGAATATCCAAGCAGTGACTCATATGATTTCATTTACCTAAAAAAGAATCTAGTGACATTAAGGTCCCTTTTGAATATGGTTTTGATAATGAACCTTTTAGGGTTCATTTGCTTTATAGTGTGCTATTTAACAAtcaataatttatgatttagttttttatttattgccaTTCATTAATGTTTGTGAACATCGTTACTATGATTTACGTATATAAATTCATAACAAGTTGACAACTTTATTCaactttattgttttcaattttgttaattattaatgtGTATATTATTGAAACTTTAATAAAGAGATCAATACTCCCAAATTGCTTGGTGAATATTGGACTTAGAagttttaatacttttttttatttgaaaagaaagtgTATTACTCCTCTTAATGTCTAAAATAATATCTCATATTAAGTCAATTTACTTTAA
The sequence above is drawn from the Populus alba chromosome 15, ASM523922v2, whole genome shotgun sequence genome and encodes:
- the LOC118033340 gene encoding probable myosin-binding protein 5 — translated: MAKRSFKCFVEQDLGKLPLFLIYAVLEWVLIAVVFIDGLLAFFANEFTFFANEFTKFFELKIPCLLCTRIDLAVVRRDADLYYNQSICENHKKEVSSLAYCRVHKKLSDIRKMREGCLLSFAAKKESDCDTYKSPVRVLHKNIELFVEDDRDIHLRLPTVGKDNTVPAEKSNLHQGSCCGNPLKVKAYTKGKIAGTLSQAPPPSPSVPLVSLRNEDPRKLDLSHVRYTELNFSENDSELQDDEDVSNAAHLDKQFFNNLIDLVGVFFVLVTDVDVKAAMVPLLTEAENTNEDWTSTFSRGNKFLGTLLTDSATASPRAFTRFPRKSFLDETEDASEFTEVTCLSNELVDDDSILHHLKKQVRLDRKLLMALYMELDEERSASAVAANNAMAMITWLQAERAAVQMEAIQYQRMMEEQAEYDQDALQATRDILSKREEQIKCLEFELMAYRENYGALSGQGFMGSGDEIDEDCHELKPYSLSS